The following coding sequences lie in one Aspergillus puulaauensis MK2 DNA, chromosome 3, nearly complete sequence genomic window:
- a CDS encoding sugar phosphate isomerase/epimerase family protein (COG:E;~EggNog:ENOG410PI98;~InterPro:IPR013022,IPR036237;~PFAM:PF01261), giving the protein MSASLGRAWVHALPSKITQAATAGFQGIEVFYEDLDYFARELSHSEAPSADALLNAADTIHSLCESAGLQIIGLQPFLFYEGLKDREQHKALIEKMKLWLQIAKRLRTDTIQIPANFLPANELVDDIDVIVSDLREVANMGLAQTPVVRFAYENLCWSTHVDTVQKLWDVVRRVDRSNFGMCLDTFNIAGRVWGDPAAVDGKAVDADAELERTIEFIVKEVDVSKVFYIQVVDAERMGSPLVEGHEFYVEQQPARMSWSRNARTFMYEEDRGAYLPVEDVARAFIEGLGYKGFISMELFSRTMSEEGEGVPAEHARRGIASWKKLQERFQLQ; this is encoded by the coding sequence ATGAGCGCCTCCCTAGGCCGCGCCTGGGTCCACGCCCTCCCCAGTAAAATCACCCAGGCCGCCACTGCAGGCTTCCAGGGAATCGAAGTCTTCTACGAAGACCTAGACTATTTCGCGCGTGAACTATCCCACTCAGAAGCTCCATCCGCAGATGCCCTCCTCAACGCCGCAGACACAATCCACTCTTTATGTGAATCAGCGGGTCTACAAATCATCGGCCTCCAGCCGTTCTTATTCTACGAGGGACTCAAGGACCGAGAACAACATAAGGCATTaatcgagaagatgaaactATGGTTACAGATTGCCAAGAGACTACGAACAGATACCATTCAAATTCCGGCCAATTTCCTACCAGCAAACGAACTCGTCGATGACATCGACGTGATTGTGTCTGATCTCCGTGAAGTCGCTAATATGGGCCTTGCGCAAACGCCCGTCGTGAGATTCGCGTATGAGAATCTGTGCTGGAGCACACATGTCGATACGGTGCAGAAACTATGGGATGTGGTGCGCCGGGTCGACAGGTCGAACTTCGGGATGTGTTTGGATACATTCAATATCGCTGGGCGGGTTTGGGGGGATCCGGCTGCTGTGGATGGTAAGGCCGTCGATGCAGAtgcggagctggagaggacTATTGAGTTTATTGTGAAAGAAGTTGATGTGAGCAAGGTGTTTTATAtccaggttgttgatgcggagAGGATGGGGAGTCCGCTTGTGGAGGGTCATGAGTTTTATGTGGAACAACAACCGGCGAGGATGAGTTGGTCGAGGAACGCTAGGACATTTATGTATGAGGAGGATAGGGGAGCTTATTTGCCTGTTGAGGATGTGGCGAGGGCGTTCATTGAAGGTTTAGGGTATAAGGGGTTTATCTCGATGGAGTTGTTCTCCAGGACTATGagtgaggagggggagggagtTCCTGCTGAGCATGCGAGACGGGGTATTGCGTCTTGGAAGAAGTTACAGGAGCGATTTCAGTTACAGTAG
- a CDS encoding uncharacterized protein (COG:C;~EggNog:ENOG410PWGP;~InterPro:IPR020471,IPR036812,IPR023210;~PFAM:PF00248;~go_function: GO:0016491 - oxidoreductase activity [Evidence IEA];~go_process: GO:0055114 - oxidation-reduction process [Evidence IEA]), which produces MAATPTTPLTQVLPPLILGGAGFSYQHTPNPNPERTREVLTRAFELGIRAIDTSSYYEPSEELLGEALSHPEFSSRYGRDDYILMTKVGRVNATKSDYSPEWIRYSVGRSLQRLRTSYLDVVFCHDIELVAEDSVLEAVGVLLEMVAAGTVRYVGISGYPIDTLARVARRVRDVYGRPLDVIQNWAQMTLQNDRLERQGLQAFKEAGVCSVCNSSPLASGLLRDEGVPIAALGDWHPAPDGLRGAAHAAAGYVASQGDSLARLALRYALRRAQNCSTAETRVGTIMGGTSVSEIEENITTAMRVLRRDGGTWKWDCNDEQALGSTGSKRDLDSDLRLFAGVQEILGEWRNYSFSDGNAEREEAAVQTKL; this is translated from the coding sequence ATGGCCGCAACCCCGACAACACCGCTGACCCAGGTGCTTCCGCCCCTCATCCTGGGGGGCGCTGGGTTTAGTTATCAACATACGCCAAACCCGAACCCAGAACGGACAAGAGAAGTCTTGACGCGGGCCTTTGAACTTGGAATCCGCGCCATCGACACCTCGTCGTACTACGAACCGTCCGAGGAGCTGCTCGGCGAAGCGTTGTCACATCCGGAGTTCAGCTCTCGCTACGGCCGCGATGATTATATCCTCATGACCAAGGTTGGCCGTGTCAATGCTACAAAGTCCGACTACTCTCCGGAATGGATTAGATACTCGGTTGGTCGTTCACTGCAGCGACTACGGACGAGCTACCTGGACGTCGTGTTCTGTCATGATATCGAACTAGTTGCGGAGGACAGCGTATTGGAGGCAGTTGGAGTgctgttggagatggtggcgGCTGGAACAGTCCGCTATGTTGGGATATCGGGCTATCCAATCGACACCTTAGCCAGGGTCGCTCGTCGCGTACGAGATGTATATGGCCGGCCGCTGGATGTAATACAGAACTGGGCGCAGATGACGCTGCAGAACGATCGGTTGGAGAGGCAAGGGCTACAAGCATTCAAAGAAGCTGGCGTGTGCAGTGTATGCAACTCTAGCCCTCTTGCAAGCGGACTTCTGCGCGATGAAGGTGTACCGATTGCTGCGCTAGGAGACTGGCATCCAGCGCCAGACGGGCTGCGTGGAGCCGCGCATGCCGCGGCAGGCTACGTCGCATCGCAGGGAGATTCATTAGCCAGGCTGGCGCTTCGATATGCACTGCGTCGGGCGCAGAATTGTTCAACAGCAGAAACTCGCGTTGGCACGATTATGGGAGGCACATCAGTGTCCGAGATTGAGGAAAACATCACAACGGCGATGCGGGTGCTGCGGCGGGATGGTGGGACATGGAAATGGGATTGTAATGACGAGCAGGCATTGGGTTCAACCGGTAGCAAGAGGGATTTAGATTCAGATCTGCGCTTGTTCGCAGGCGTCCAGGAAATTCTGGGCGAGTGGAGGAATTACAGCTTCTCAGATGGGAACgcggagagggaggaggcagcTGTCCAGACGAAGCTGTAA
- a CDS encoding shikimate dehydrogenase family protein (COG:E;~EggNog:ENOG410Q0BE;~InterPro:IPR010110,IPR006151,IPR036291,IPR013708, IPR041121;~PFAM:PF08501,PF01488,PF18317;~go_component: GO:0005737 - cytoplasm [Evidence IEA];~go_function: GO:0004764 - shikimate 3-dehydrogenase (NADP+) activity [Evidence IEA];~go_process: GO:0055114 - oxidation-reduction process [Evidence IEA]) — protein MTEPRNFYIFGSGISFSVSPTIHNTGFTHHALPHTYTIHESASIDEVAHLIHAPSFGGASVTMPHKLQVHKFCTEVSETARAIGAINTLIPICNGNGERSIIGDNTDWSGLYVIIKKYATSTSGQGQRNSLKAGLVIGAGGASRAALYAMYKAGVEHIYLVNRTQSIAEKVRGDFKGTFNITVIPDLSGSSLPESPGVIIGTVPAETTSEEQFGSLFKERSKGLCIDMSYKPRQTPLLTVAQRHEGWATVTGVEVLLAQAFDQFKLWTSLEPPREEMIEAVLAREVGVGRGSLSML, from the coding sequence ATGACCGAGCCCAGAAACTTCTACATCTTCGGCAGCggcatctccttcagcgtCTCCCCCACAATCCACAACACAGGGTTCACCCACCACGCCCTCCCCCACACATACACAATCCACGAATCAGCCAGCATAGATGAAGTCGCACATCTAATCCACGCTCCCTCCTTCGGCGGCGCAAGCGTCACAATGCCTCATAAACTGCAGGTGCATAAATTCTGCACCGAGGTGTCTGAGACAGCAAGGGCAATTGGCGCGATTAATACACTCATCCCGATATGTAACGGCAATGGTGAGAGGAGTATTATAGGCGATAATACGGACTGGTCGGGGCTTTATGTGATTATCAAGAAGTACGCAACTTCAACATCGGGGCAAGGACAGAGGAATTCTCTAAAAGCTGGTCTGGTCATAGGTGCAGGCGGCGCATCGCGAGCAGCTCTATACGCAATGTACAAGGCTGGCGTGGAACACATCTACCTCGTTAACCGAACCCAGTCCATCGCCGAAAAGGTCCGGGGCGATTTCAAGGGTACGTTCAATATAACCGTTATCCCTGATCTCTCAGGGTCATCTCTCCCTGAATCCCCGGGTGTTATTATCGGGACTGTTCCTGCTGAAACAACAAGCGAGGAGCAATTCGGCTCTTTGTTCAAAGAGAGGAGTAAGGGGCTTTGTATTGACATGTCGTATAAGCCGCGGCAGACGCCGTTGTTGACTGTCGCGCAGAGGCATGAAGGGTGGGCAACTGTTACCGGCGTGGAGGTTCTGCTTGCGCAGGCGTTTGATCAGTTCAAACTGTGGACGAGTCTGGAGCCCCCCAGGGAGGAGATGATTGAGGCTGTGTTGGCGAGGGAGGTGGGTGTTGGAAGGGGTTCCTTGAGTATGCTCTAG
- a CDS encoding putative pathogenesis associated protein Pep2 (COG:S;~EggNog:ENOG410PUNC;~InterPro:IPR037401,IPR032710;~PFAM:PF13577) has translation MLDLHTLPEGTRPENAIHNNGPDNLVLERAKLRELAEGWPCYRDASEWANFESIFHPNAFVYTTWSGRVSYKDFIAASKAGMDKGAFIMHRCHGVTSDITPDATRAVTKMKATITQRFNIEGAEVDAEADCRFCFFFEKADGKWGARFVRHWYEKDKLIPVVPGRFPSIDVEKLNSYPEGYKCLAYCQEATMGVTVLRDMPGHRRHVGTVNGEKHDLLYRLAKDWLDGKEIDV, from the exons ATGCTAGATCTCCATACACTGCCAGAGGGCACACGCCCTGAGAACGCCATCCACAACAACGGCCCCGACAATCTCGTTCTCGAGCGCGCAAAGCTGCGTGAACTTGCCGAGGGATGGCCTTGTTACCG TGACGCCTCCGAGTGGGCAAACTTCGAATCAATATTCCACCCCAACGCCTTCGTCTACACCACCTGGTCCGGCCGGGTCAGCTACAAGGACTTCATCGCTGCGTCCAAGGCCGGAATGGATAAAGGGGCGTTTATCATGCACAGATGCCACGGGGTTACTAGCGATATCACCCCCGACGCAACCCGTGCcgtgacgaagatgaaggcgaccATTACGCAGCGCTTCAACATTGAAGGTGCTGAAGTCGATGCAGAGGCAGACTGCCGCTTCTGCTTTTTCTTTGAAAAGGCAGATGGTAAATGGGGAGCGCGGTTTGTGAGACATTGGTATGAGAAGGATAAATTAATTCCGGTTGTTCCTGGGCGGTTTCCCAGTATCGATGTTGAGAAGTTGAATTCGTATCCTGAGGGATATAAATGTTTGGCATATTGCCAGGAGGCGACCATGGGAGTGACGGTCCTGAGGGATATGCCTGGACATAGAAGGCATGTTGGGACGGTGAATGGGGAGAAGCATGATCTGTTGTATAGACTGGCGAAAGACTGGCTGGACgggaaggagattgatgtCTAG
- a CDS encoding uncharacterized protein (COG:G;~EggNog:ENOG410PU9C;~InterPro:IPR017996,IPR011042;~PFAM:PF03022;~SECRETED:SignalP(1-18)) yields MKGGFVLALLGLLAPVTAYAPGLKVAYSLDAATQGIGISANGRKFLSQRYSMTLPPRIVELLDDNTTVLYPNKAWNSYNSSDPASDPRKTFVNIDGARIGPDDRYWVVDGGSTGVNGSTKLVGVNLTTNAVDRSYSLDSVKTSTSGIDDVRFSASGEVAYLSDTAGALIVLNLTSSHAVRVLANSDSAMAWFPMVYNGTLVPGYGGSTLAVGLDQIEVSPDGVYLYYQPCNGGLYRIKTSYVDAALTNSTMASVLEDYAEPFALTPSTGGTTIDGDGNIYVSDTNLLAIWKVTPEGRTTILVQDEALLWTDLMWVSADKKLWLPASQMRPGGDGLMADGPNYIFTYPIDAGPSPIDHA; encoded by the coding sequence ATGAAAGGCGGCTTCGTTCTTGCACTCCTGGGCCTCCTTGCTCCTGTCACTGCATATGCACCAGGACTCAAGGTGGCCTATTCCTTGGATGCAGCAACTCAGGGAATCGGCATCAGCGCAAACGGGCGCAAGTTTCTGTCCCAGAGATACTCCATGACTCTTCCGCCTCGTATTGTCGAACTTCTAGACGACAACACCACTGTGCTGTACCCAAACAAGGCTTGGAACTCATACAACTCCAGTGACCCAGCGTCTGACCCCCGCAAAACCTTTGTCAATATCGACGGTGCACGTATCGGCCCAGATGATCGCTACTGGGTAGTCGACGGCGGCTCAACTGGCGTCAACGGCTCTACCAAGCTTGTAGGCGTGAACCTGACCACCAATGCCGTCGACCGGTCCTACTCTCTAGACAGCGTCAAGACAAGCACAAGCGGCATTGACGACGTCCGCTTCAGCGCTTCCGGAGAAGTCGCATACCTAAGCGATACCGCCGGTGCCCTGATCGTACTCAATCTGACATCCAGCCATGCCGTCCGCGTCCTCGCCAACTCTGACTCCGCCATGGCCTGGTTCCCCATGGTGTACAATGGCACTTTGGTTCCTGGGTATGGCGGGAGCACCCTCGCCGTCGGCCTCGACCAAATCGAAGTCTCGCCTGACGGCGTCTACCTCTACTACCAACCCTGCAACGGCGGCCTCTACCGCATCAAGACATCCTACGTCGACGCCGCCCTGACAAActccaccatggcctctgTTCTCGAGGACTACGCCGAGCCGTTTGCCCTAACCCCAAGTACCGGCGGAACGACTATCGACGGGGACGGTAATATCTATGTCAGCGACACCAACCTGCTCGCTATCTGGAAGGTCACCCCCGAGGGCCGGACTACCATTCTCGTCCAGGACGAGGCCCTTCTCTGGACGGACCTTATGTGGGTATCCGCTGACAAGAAGCTCTGGCTTCCGGCTTCCCAGATGCgtcctggtggtgatggtctTATGGCTGATGGTCCTAACTATATCTTTACGTACCCTATCGATGCGGGGCCGTCTCCTATTGATCATGCTTAG
- a CDS encoding Zn(II)2Cys6 transcription factor (COG:U;~EggNog:ENOG410PVYI;~InterPro:IPR036864,IPR007219,IPR001138;~PFAM:PF00172,PF04082;~TransMembrane:1 (o673-693i);~go_function: GO:0000981 - DNA-binding transcription factor activity, RNA polymerase II-specific [Evidence IEA];~go_function: GO:0003677 - DNA binding [Evidence IEA];~go_function: GO:0008270 - zinc ion binding [Evidence IEA];~go_process: GO:0006351 - transcription, DNA-templated [Evidence IEA];~go_process: GO:0006355 - regulation of transcription, DNA-templated [Evidence IEA]), with translation MDRSPTMLDGGDNRLRVLRACDRCSQSKQRCDGEHPCQRCAERNTPCHYEKLVRKRGRRRRTKPTSTGHRVLAPGPPSLNGLINPTEMETSPDDGDNMPESLRRRDTNPLSTPSYTDDSTRITAETRATGGSNEQEERNGQFGLEIDAPAVVGHRDSYSQHLNPFIFQDVFFGTPGRPSSQAAFTPGRVEHWLDKAAPIPRSASRGLYSTVSHKTPQENPGNGTAVQGQLSYPCLEPLLPYLQGILSPGDASEMLEIYFNEQRNPIFKAASPYTITHVIQPSSVLHPTAPRPTSSILLLVMLLCVAQTADIKIFDPPGARQRIVLDLYRLALDLMEPVDWDNYFRTSDGWQFHPRGGSTDKDGRSSVSHAAGSGLIPDFLGSTDAILAVVIMTLVISGGHFKADSLKWWSKAVRLARASGLSMEDQGMHPGSLAGQLYQGHAGRSWLIVKEERRRLFWLIYCLDRHLGLSFNAPVNFPEGTFCVAAPLPEALWQKLETVDLNTIPTPRLGPPARISGYGFFEYFLPLATVLGHIIDLHHMKNHPLLGDTLGHAAVQKIETLISQREQDLAELRDELENPLPTQHPVDPFSHPLGYGHTPASTIDTKKPLVLAYSTHMLHVFYILLHGKWDPISMIEDKDDWITSDSFQACASHALSATAAVHQILSLDPELTFMPYLFGIYLLQGSFILLLFVDRMPELGFNKSVEEVCETIIRAHEVSVVTLDTTFQKNIRKVFRSMLHDAQRADPHFRETHKARRREILSLYRWKRTSHGLAY, from the exons ATGGATCGCAGTCCGACTATGCTGGATGGCGGGGACAACCGACTGCGCGTCCTGCGGGCCTGTGACCGCTGCTCTCAGTCCAAACAGCGCTGCGATGGAGAGCATCCATG TCAGCGGTGTGCTG AACGAAACACTCCATGTCATTACGAGAAGCTCGTGCGCAAGCGTGGCCGTCGTCGGCGGACGAAGCCAACCTCCACCGGCCACAGGGTGCTGGCGCCCGGCCCTCCGAGCTTGAACGGCCTCATAAACCCGACTGAGATGGAAACTTCGCCGGATGACGGAGACAACATGCCCGAAAGTTTGCGAAGGAGAGATACGAACCCGTTGAGCACGCCGTCATACACAGATGACTCTACACGAATAACGGCGGAAACAAGAGCGACGGGGGGAAGCAATGAACAAGAGGAGAGAAATGGCCAATTTGGCCTCGAGATTGATGCGCCTGCGGTCGTTGGCCATCGCGACTCATACTCCCAGCACCTGAATCCATTTATTTTCCAGGATGTGTTCTTCGGAACGCCAGGCCGTCCGAGCAGCCAGGCTGCGTTTACGCCCGGTCGCGTTGAACACTGGCTGGACAAGGCGGCGCCGATTCCACGCAGTGCCTCTCGCGGTCTGTACTCTACAGTTTCACATAAGACCCCGCAGGAAAATCCTGGAAATGGAACAGCAGTCCAAGGCCAACTGTCGTACCCTTGCCTGGAACCTCTACTTCCTTATTTACAGGGAATACTCTCCCCGGGCGATGCTTCAGAAATGCTTGAGATCTACTTTAATGAACAGAGGAATCCGATCTTCAAGGCGGCCTCACCATATACAATCACTCATGTCATACAGCCATCCTCTGTTCTCCACCCAACCGCACCGCGgcccacctcctccatcctaCTCCTAGTTATGTTGCTTTGTGTTGCACAGACGGCGGACATCAAAATATTCGACCCCCCCGGAGCGCGACAGCGCATTGTCCTCGATCTCTATCGTTTGGCGCTTGACTTGATGGAACCGGTCGACTGGGATAATTATTTCAGGACGTCAG ATGGATGGCAGTTTCATCCACGCGGCGGATCCACTGATAAAGACGGACGCTCGTCCGTGTCGCATGCTGCGGGGAGCGGGCTCATACCCGATTTCCTGGGTTCAACTGATGCCATTCTTGCAGTTGTGATCATGACCCTCGTAATATCCGGCGGTCATTTCAAGGCTGACTCCTTGAAATGGTGGTCGAAGGCTGTCCGACTGGCTCGTGCCAGTGGATTGAGTATGGAGGATCAGGGAATGCACCCGGGATCCCTCGCTGGCCAACTGTATCAAGGACACGCAGGTCGCTCATGGTTGATCGTCAAAGAGGAACGTCGAAGATTATTCTGGCTCATTTACTGCCTAGATCGTCATTTAGGGCTTTCGTTCAATGCGCCTGTGAATTTTCCAGAAGGCACGTTCTGCGTCGCGGCGCCGTTACCTGAGGCTCTTTggcagaagctggagacggTAGACCTCAATACCATTCCAACACCGCGCCTCGGCCCTCCGGCTAGGATATCTGGATACGGGTTCTTCGAGTATTTCCTTCCATTAGCGACAGTCCTCGGCCATATAATCGACCTCCACCACATGAAGAACCATCCTCTTCTTGGTGACACCCTTGGCCATGCGGCTGTCCAGAAGATCGAGACCCTCATCTCCCAGCGAGAGCAAGACCTAGCTGAACTAAGAGATGAACTCGAGAACCCCCTACCGACACAACACCCGGTTGACCCGTTTAGCCACCCTCTTGGCTATGGCCATACCCCAGCATCAACAATTGACACAAAGAAACCGCTAGTTCTTGCCTACAGCACTCATATGCTGCATGTCTTCTACATCCTGCTCCATGGAAAATGGGACCCAATATCCATGATCGAAGACAAAGACGACTGGATCACCTCGGACAGTTTCCAAGCGTGCGCGTCGCACGCCCTCAGCGCAACCGCCGCCGTGCACCAGATCCTCTCCCTGGACCCGGAACTCACCTTCATGCCATACCTATTCGGCATATACCTGCTGCAAGGGAGCTTCATactcctcctcttcgtcgaccGGATGCCGGAGCTAGGATTCAACAAATCCGTCGAGGAAGTCTGCGAGACCATCATCCGGGCGCATGAAGTGAGCGTCGTGACGCTCGACACCACGTTTCAG AAAAACATCCGTAAAGTCTTCCGGTCAATGCTACATGATGCGCAGCGTGCGGATCCGCATTTTCGGGAAACGCACAAGGCCCGTCGGAGGGAGATTTTGTCGCTTTACCGCTGGAAGCGTACGTCGCATGGACTGGCTTATTGA
- a CDS encoding shikimate dehydrogenase family protein (COG:E;~EggNog:ENOG410PJVV;~InterPro:IPR036291,IPR013708;~PFAM:PF08501;~go_function: GO:0004764 - shikimate 3-dehydrogenase (NADP+) activity [Evidence IEA];~go_process: GO:0055114 - oxidation-reduction process [Evidence IEA]) — protein sequence MTSEKRTLHLVGVGVTHSIAPGMHNHIAQSLNLPWTFYATECPTVEDVLSLAKKPTTAGLVVTMPYKNSVMSQLDQLDDLAAMIGACNNVYYTNDKPRQLCGTNTDWRGIRGCLLEKGEESQRPSNGNPGAALIVGAGGASRAAVYALSEHLHCQTIYILNRDEDEVRDLIRDARKLPRVPEIIHITTTEQATGLQTSPYYIVGTVPDFEPQTQSEKNVAAILEWFLSQRTKGVLLDMCFKPRRTRMIKLAESLGWPCVEGTHVIGYQIEEQWRLWAGEEQVASLDREGAWKVLLKAAEESTAIN from the coding sequence atgacttcAGAAAAGAGAACCCTCCACCTTGTCGGCGTGGGCGTGACGCACTCGATTGCCCCAGGGATGCACAACCACATCGCACAGTCCCTCAATCTCCCCTGGACCTTTTATGCCACCGAATGTCCCACTGTTGAAGATGTACTCAGCCTCGCAAAGAAGCCAACAACAGCTGGTCTGGTAGTGACGATGCCGTACAAGAACTCCGTGATGTCGCAGCTGGACCAGCTAGACGATCTCGCGGCCATGATCGGTGCTTGTAACAATGTCTATTACACAAATGACAAGCCAAGGCAGTTATGTGGAACGAATACCGACTGGAGGGGTATCAGGGGCTGCTTATTAGAAAAGGGCGAGGAGAGTCAACGCCCGTCCAATGGAAACCCCGGGGCGGCATTGATTGTGGGTGCTGGAGGCGCGAGTCGGGCTGCTGTGTACGCACTGAGCGAGCATCTCCACTGCCAAACGATCTATATCCTCAACcgcgacgaggatgaggttcGAGATCTTATTCGCGATGCGCGGAAACTGCCTAGGGTGCCCGAGATAATTCACATCACGACAACGGAACAGGCAACAGGGCTGCAGACTTCACCGTATTACATTGTCGGCACGGTTCCGGATTTTGAGCCGCAGACGCAGTCTGAGAAGAATGTTGCTGCGATATTAGAGTGGTTTCTATCTCAGCGGACCAAaggggtgttgttggatATGTGCTTCAAGCCGCGGCGGACACGGATGATCAAGCTGGCGGAGTCGCTGGGGTGGCCCTGTGTTGAAGGCACGCATGTTATCGGATATCAGATCGAGGAGCAGTGGCGACTATgggctggagaagagcaGGTGGCCTCGTTGGATAGGGAGGGGGCGTGGAAGGTGCTGCTCAAGGCTGCGGAGGAGAGTACAGCAATTAACTAG